The Carassius auratus strain Wakin unplaced genomic scaffold, ASM336829v1 scaf_tig00027103, whole genome shotgun sequence genomic interval aatttagcaaatAATTCAATTCAGTGTGTGGTCCGTGCGGTTATTTATCGTGTTTGTCTCTCGTGCTCACccagagctgcatttatttaattaaaaatactgtaaaaacagtgaaatagtattttaatttaaaataactgttctctatgtgaatattttgttaattgtaatttattcctgtgatgcaaagctgtatttccagcatcattcctccagtcttcattgtcacatgatcttcagaaatcattcggatttatcaagaaacatttcttattatggaaagttattttactttaagcttttttaaaccaaaaagtattaaaaaaaaggttaatttatCAGTAATTAGCTGATTAATATTGTTGGCTTCTTGATCAGTGCGTCTGTAGTTTAGTGTCTCCTCCTTGTCTCCAGAGCGCTGTCTGACGGCCCAAACTCTGCGGGCTCCCAGAggtcctttctctctctttcttttcctcgTCTCCCAAACCTCTCTCGTCCCTCTGTGCCCGCTGACAAGGGGTGAGCCTGACTGCATGAGGCGTCGATGCATTACTGCTCAGAGAGACAGAAAACTCCCGAAAAATCTCCAAACGAATGACATGACAACATGTCCAGCTCACATTTCACagtgaaaaatacaattaaaattataagtaaaatgcaagtaaaattttattttaagacaaattatagACAGTAAATCAAATGCTactttaaatacaatatatatattatatagagaaTGTGGCTGAGAGTTGTCAtgaaaatgtcacaatgcaaaaattaAATGCTTTGTGAAATGCAAACCCTGACTTTGCACCGTAGTATCACAGTGCATGTGACATAAACGCTGAGCTTTAATACTCTGGTTTCTTTAACACCTGTCtttgattgttttgtgttttattacagACAGACGCAGCCTGCTCCAGTAAACACCGTGAGGCGACGGTCCTCGACGAGAATGTCTCTGGTCAGCATTAATCCGGTTATTCGATGACTGTCACAGTTTTGCTCATCAATATGACTTGTGATGCTAAGTCTAGAGGGGCAGCTCACTGGGTTTGGGACAGAGTTAATGTGTCCAGCTGAATAATGCTGCTTTTGTTCTGTCTTCTGATGCAGCCAAAACCACAGCCCTACATGATGCCACCTCAGATGCACTTTAACGGCCATTACACCGAACCCTACACATCTTCACAAGGTAGAACATGTCCCATCAGCAACAGGCCAGAAATGCTTTGTCTGTTCTCAAAACAAGTATTTTCTTATTTAGTATTTTGCAtctaaaaattcttaaatcaagagcATAGTCCGACAGATATTGGTTCTCGTTTCaagcatgtttaataataatcttgatgcatttttcagaaaagaagacctaatataatatttaaacattcttaaatcaaaaaaGCAAAGTAACTTCAGATATTAAGTCTTCTCGAGGTAATACATCTTGATTTaagagtttatatatttatacttgaAAACAAGAcgaaaacaattaatttatattagttaATAAATACTAAGAAAACCATTATTGTGTTATGTAAAATAAGGTAAATTGTAgagagtaaataataaaattgcaatttcaataaatataaaaatatggtaaatgatgaaaaaaaaaaaaaaaaaaaaaatatatatatatatatatatatatatatatatatatatatatgtatatatatatatatatatatatatgtttatttatttagattgtaAGCTTGTATTGGAAAAAGACAAAAGTGCTAAGTAtaagaaattgtttattttatatatatatatatatatatatatatgtatgtatgtattcattcattcattcattcattcactcatttttTATCAAGAAATATTATATCcagtaaattaaaaacaaaacaaacaaacaaaaaaaaatatatatatatatatatatatatatatatttttttttatgtaacttaaCCATAGTTTTGCATCCTAATGACTTGCTTCTCAAGTGAATGTGTCTCGATGAAAGaaagtttagatatttgtatataataaaattataataaaccaGAACTGACGCACGTCTCTTGTACATCCCACAGATAATCTGTACATCAACAACCAGAACGGTTTCTACTACCATTCCCAGACCAGTCTGGACCGCTCTCCGCACGAGTACAACGGCCGGATCCGTAACGGCAGCGTTTACAGCGCACAGAGCACCAGCTCCCTCAACAACCCTCAGCACTACCTACAGCCCTCGCCCATGTCCTCCAACCCCAGCATCACAGGAAGTGACCTCATGCGGCCCGACTACGTGCCTTCCCACCGGCACAGCGCCCTGATCCCGCCGTCCTACCGCGCTACGCCTGATTACGAGAGCGTCATGAGGCAGAAGAACCACGGGATGATCCCGCCAGCTGAGCGCCAGAGCCACTCCATGAGGAACCTGAACATTGGGAACTCGTACGCCTACAGCCGCCCCGACCCGCTCGTGTACAGCCAGCCGGAGATCCGGGAGCACGGCACGGGCCAGTACCCCTTCCACCTCAACTACAGCTTCCACAGCCCCTCCCCGTACCCCTATCCCACCGAGAGACGGCCTGTCGTAGGAGCCGTCAGCGTCCCCGAGCTCACCAACGTCCAGCAGGCGCAGGAATATCCTCCGCCCAACATCATCAGGAATCAGGTTTATTGGCCGCCTCCGCCGTATCCCTACCCTCACCCTCGACCCGCTAACAGCACCCCGGATCTGTCCCGCCATCTCTACGTCAGCAGCAGTAACCCGGATCTGATCACACGCCGCGTCCATCACTCGGTGCAGACCTTCCAGGAGGACAGCCTTCCCGTGGCTCACTCGCTGCAGGAAGTGAGCGAGCCGCTCGTCACGACCCGACGGCCTCACATGCACAAACGCAACTCCATCGAGATCGCCGGGCTAGCATACGGCCTGGAGAACATGAGGCTGAAGGAGAGGAAGGTGTGATGATGATCATATACACATCTAAAACCATTTCAATAGTGTTTGCACCTTCAACTGATGCACCTTTAGTTATATAAGAGTCCCAATtctgtaatgaattattataatgtaaattaaactCTGAATCTAGattatgcaataaaataattgtattggaatcctaataatttaatattttataattacaaagatatatagttacatatatatatatatatatatatatatatatcaacctgTGATGAATTATATTTAAGATAATTGTTTAGATTGtgtttggataatttttttttataaatcctgctaattataacatttttatataattattagcatcattatatgattaaaatatatatcaaattatgtgtatatttatgaaattttttatttgtgatattaaacacattttcaattgttttcagCAGTATTTTGCTGATTCTTATATAATTTCTTATATAGCttcaataattgtaattatttataattaatatctgATACTCTAGATTGAGCTATTTGAGAttaaaaatgtcacaaaatatattttatgtgacTGTACGCATATTCTATAtcaataatatatttgaataatcaattttattatatatcaGTGTCTTCGGTGTGATGTTATAGACATTTAAACAGGATTTTgccaattaataatatataatgaataaaataattcctgcgtaattattaataatataagacTCTATTTTCTATATTGAATGAATTCATGAATATGCATCAAACACCCATGGATGTGCATCTTCAGTGTGATTTATAGCTCTTTTCATCAGCATTTCGCAAATTCTCTAATAATAGTTCATTAGGAATGATTATAATTAATTCTTATATAATTATTAGCAGTGATCTCAGAttctaaattaactttatttaagaAAATGCATTATTGGTTTTAGTATTCATGGACATTTTTTGCATCATCTCCCCAGGTATCCGCATCTGCAGCCGAGACCCCGCCCCCTGGTGCCCAGACGATGCAACCTGCAGCATCCGGCTCGGACATCAACATCGTCCTGGAGGTCACAAAGCCAGAGGACGCGGTCATCAAGGAGGACGTCATCTACGGGCACAAAAAATCCCTGTCCGACGCCACGATGCTGGTGCACAGCAGCGGTGAGGAGGAAGAGTTCGAAGACGACAGCGGCAGACACACACCTCAGTCTCAGGATGCTGTGGGCGGCCCCGAGCATCACATGACCCAGATGGGACGGCCCCTCGTAGATCCACCCGCTTATCCCTTCAGCCACAGTATGGAGACGGTCCCAACATCCCCTCTGGTGTTCCCCATCCCCATCATCCGCAAACCAGAAGACATGGTGCAGCTGCCGCCTCTGAGAGAGCCCGGACACATGGTGCCTTCAGTATCAGACGGAGACCTGAGCGGACAGGGACGCTTCAGACAGAAGAGGGACGTCTATAAGAGACCCGTCTCAGACGTGCCACCTCCCAGAAGAAACATCGATGGTCTTCCACCGGCCGTAAGTTCACTTAGACATTTGCAAATGCAACCTACACTAAGTTGAGATTTATTGTCATATGCACATAATGTTAAAACCTTAAGAGtttgaatgtttgaaaataaaaatgcaaagatGTAAACGATACACACTTTCGTACTGAACCGCTTTTAAATAGATTGTAAATGCTTGCACGCATTTTACGCTCACTTTCGAATTGCAGCAACAGCTGACGTCAACAAAACAGTACGACAAactcacattaaaataatatataaaatatataaataacaaatatcttACACaaagtttataaatataaaacacggTGGAACCAAAGAAATAAGAaacaattgataaaaaaaagcttccaaaaatggcaaaattccttccaaattattatttttttaagatcacatgattatttgaataaactaaaaaaaaagaataaaaatcataattgaaAATTGTGACATCCCTGTTGTATCCAAAACATGAATTTTGCGAACGCTTACACTCctaataaatattattgtaacGAGTAATGAGTGCTAgagataaattataattatacaaattattttatattaagcagtagaattgtaatgtattttgaatttttataaatatatatatatatatatatatatatatatatatatatatatatatatatatatatatatatatatatatataaaatagatatcATTTCAAAGCTTTAAATCCACTTTGAAGTCCAACTTCAAAGTCAAAATAAAActctaattttacatttttatgacttcACTTAAAGATCAGAATTGAATCAGAAAtcgtgaaaaagaaaaactgaaaagcaaaatagacataattattattgtaacctgtagtataaaataaaatgtattcagtatttgttgttgtaattattatttaaaagctttgcACCCACTTAAGTCCAGTTacaaagtcaaaataaaacactttaatttaaaatatattaaatattgaatgtaTTATTACATGTATGCCATTAACCAGATTCAGAATTGAATATGCAAAtgtttcattcaattatttaaatattaactttaaaaatCTACTACAAGTAACAATGTTATGTAGAGTTTTTGGACTAAAAAAGTTTATGAACCTTACTTAAAGATCAGAATTAaatcacaatcacaaaaaaacagaaaaactggaaaatataagattaaatattcaaaaataaattactgtaaCTTGTAGTGTAGCATAAAATTATCATAACatttgtattacaattataattatgttattaagtatttaacaaaattgtaatttacagaaatgatatatatatatatatatataagtatttttattagttaaaataataataattataatgtattacaatcgtgttatattttaatgtaaaaaaaaaaattattacatataatttatacaaatttgtaattaatttcccctaatatattgttttctgtttagTCTGTTTGAGGGTTATTTTGCTGTAGAATTTGTGATGTGTCATGTAGAAACGCAGGGTTTTTATTAGCCCAAAGTATAATAAACACAATGTAAGGCGTCAGTATTTTGTGTAGCCACCCAGATGAGATCATTACGTCATCATGTGAGCATCTCCAGGAGTGTTTTCAGGCGTTCACTAAAGAAAAGCATCACAATTAGATGCAGTGTCTCTTCTAATGAGCTTTAACCAGGAACTAAATGCTACTTCCTCCTTCCATTAATAACACATTTAAGTTATGCAGTTatacatatgtgtatgtatgtatatgtatgtatatatatatatatatatgtatatatatatatatatatatatatatatatatatatatatatatatatatatatatatatatatatataatattattattattattttatttttatttatttttctggtgacaggaatcagaattatttttatactattataattatttatatttaataatcataatattataatgattaattttctttttttttgtcctttgttacaaacacacacacacacacacacatatacaaataatttatatatgtgtgtgtgtgtgtgtgtaagatatgataaatcttttataaataattataatagtattaaaataatactgattCCTTTCACCCTACTAGTAATTCATCGAGTTTTAGTATttatgcaataaatatatatttttctctctagttattcattttaatatgtacTGCTGTACTGTTTTTTTCACATACTtagttttgaatttaaaataaccttaaaataaGATGTGGAGCATAAATCCAGATGTTTCTCAGAATGTTGCCGCTGCTCGTCACAGAGACACAGATATAGATCAGTTCAGCTCAGCTGTGAAAGGAAATGTGAACCGACTTGTGATTGCTGCTTGGtgctgcttttattttcatttggggTGTTTGTTCACTGGGCGAGGCCGAGCACTTGACTTCATACGTGTGCTCTGGAGAATGTGACCCGACCGGTCGTCAGACCCGAACGACTGCATTCTGTGTCTCTGCTCCACTGAGTCTCTCAGACGCTGATcctcagactctctctctctgtgtgtgtgtgtgtgtgtgtgtgtctctcgctCGCTCCGGGGATGAAGGGGATGAAGAAAGGACGCTCCGAGGTCAAGAAGGTGGGTCCCCTGAAGATGGCGGCTCTCAACGGCCTGACCCTGTCCAGAATGCCTCTGCCCGATGAAGGGAAGGACGACCCGGAGAACGCCTCTAATGATGAGCGGGTGAGTGCTGCTTTCTGGTTGGTCGAAGAGTAGTTagttagtttgttttttaatggtcAGTGATGTTGGGTTAACCAGGCTTGGATCTGCACAGATTTGATTATTGACATTTTTCCcctttttagttaaaaaaaaatcaatatttaagaATTAGTCcttttaataaatacatgtattgaatttttatatttaaacaagaaaactgaaatatgttttaaatgtattaatgtatttaatagttATAACATTTATAGTAGAGTCAtcaaaaatgtgtgtttatatatatatatatatatatatatatatatatatatacttatatatatacaatatatatatatatatatatatatatatatatatatatatatatatatatatatatatacacaatttactATCTAAATATATTACTGTGTTAGAAAATTTTTATGATTGTTACTAGTGTAAcatataatattcatttttctaggattttttaaaaacttaaatattttgagaatatatatatatatataatatgtgtgtgtgtagtttaaaTTTATTActgtatcattacattattataacttttattattgtacattttattaaaagcatAATTTATATTGATGTCATCAAAAATATCAgtgcatatataatattaatattaatatttttgtgtttaaatatttttatatgttaaaattattatattataatttattgttgttgttagcGTATACAATACTAAACATTTATATTGAAGTCATcgtaaaaattatattataaattatcatttattttctaatatttaaaaaatgtgttaattattcagagttatatttttaaatatgttaatatatttattattattattacaattattgttaattaattaaatcaatcaGATCTATGAAATATAACATCTAGTTTTGATTAATCCTCATCGCATCGAGCAGAATCTCAGTTGAGGACAGATTGTTTATTAATGTGAAATACTAACTGGCTTCTCAGACACATCTGCGCTCGATGTTAGCATGCTAACTGCTAACACACCTCACGTCCTGTGTGTTTCCTGCAGTGTAAGATCCTGGAGCAGCGTATGGAGCAGGGGATGGTGTTCACCGAATACGAGCAGGTGCCCAAGAAGCGTCCCAACTGTGAGTGCACTTTCGCTCTGATGCCCGAGAACAGCGACAGGAACCGCTTCCAGGACGTCCTGCCCTACGACGACACGCGTGTGGAGCTGGTGCCCACCAAAGAGAACAACACGGGCTACATCAACGCCTCGCACATCAGGGTGAGCGCGAGATCTGTGATGTCTAGAGACTTATTAGACTGATAGAGAAAAAGATTCTTAAAATAAGAACAATATcacttctgtttatttattaagattaataATAACTATGTGTCCCAAAGCACTGTAATCTTAGAAAAAATTATCTTATAATAAgttttatagtaataatattaattataattaataatgttttgtaataataatactaattattattattatgccctAAAATTGTTTGTTATAATGTAGTTTAGgattataataatactttttgaaCCAtgttgaactaaaataaaataatataaatatatataaaataataaatgaagaaaaatgcaattattttttttcgttaattttaagtttaatttattatgattattattattactacaattgaaacaaaaaaaatgttaatataatataaatatgtaaaataattattacatttaaaaatataaatatttttaagaagaAATGTACAATTACaagttaaaaatatattcttattcttaatattattattattattatgcatgttCATGCAGCATCAAAATAATCATAGAGATCTgatataaaaatgtgcattattttttgAAGAATTCTAAAATAAATCATTGAACGTCATGAAATTAGGAAAGCACATGCATCTTATGACccaaaaaaagcatgcaaaaaaatatgtattctaattatctaaattttaatttatgattttgGTTCATTGTTACTTGCtaaattttacatatatttttttatgcatgcacATAAAAGTCTTAAAGTCCTTGAACACCAATAACTGCTGTTTGCAGCTATATTTGAGCTGCTttaaatcagttttgtttttttcagttgtgttttctGCTGCTGTGTTGATCAGGTTACGGTCCGAGGGAAAGAGTGGAGTTATATCGCGTCTCAGGGTCCGCTCTCCAACACATGCCAAGACTTCTGGCAGATGGTTTGGGAACAAGGAGTCTCTATCATCGCAATGGTTACAGCAGAGGAGGTGACGATGGAGAGATCATTAACGGAGTGTCACTCTTGAATCTGAAGTGTAAGTCATTGTTTTGTGTGCCGTCCTGCAGGAAGGGGGTCGAGAGAAGAGTTTCCGCTACTGGCCTCGTCTGGGCTCTCGTCACAACACGGTTACATACGGGCGATTTAAGATCACCACACGCTTCCGCACAGACTCGGGGTGCTACGCCACAACGGGGCTGAAGATCAAACACCTCCTGACGGGACAGGAGCGAACCGTCTGGCACCTGCAGTACACCGACTGGCCCGACCACGGCTGCCCCGAGGACTTCAAGGGCTTTCTCTGTGAGTACAGCACAGATACCGGCCTTTCTTTATATCAGATGTACTGCTTTGGCACACAGGACATCACGGTGAAATGGTGTTAGCATCTGCGTGTGAAAAGATAAAGACATTAGTGTCTGGACAAACTACTGAAccagaaagaaaagagaaagtatTCTCTTAAACTCTTTAATTATGCAGTTGGTAAAGCGGGTCACAAAACATCTTCATCTTTTTTTCCCAGGTCATATATACCTAAAATATGTataccaaaaaaaatatttaattgtgcatttatacatgcaattatatttaatcagtatattataaagaaaaacataatGCATATTTTTCTGAATGCaattttttgtagcattatacTTAAGagcaatttatatattatatatatatatatatatatatatattcagaataatTGCTCTTTaatgtaatgatgatgatgataaaatacTAAACaatttgcatacacacacacacacacacacacacacacatatatatatactaatcttTCTTGACACTGTGCCTAAAAGTATTGTCACAAaatcttgttttattaaaatttttgtacATTATACATTAGTTTTATAATTAACTAACATTGCATATTAATTCTGAGCATAATaatgtcaaaaaaaatatttatttttttcagattttggtGTAAAACTTGACTGGTTGCGTTTGCTTAAGCTCATCCCAGCAGTGTTTTTCAGCACCATTATAATGATTCAAGATACATTATTTTGATGATGTTCGTATCATGCATGACTTTAATCTTCGAGAAGAGTGTTTTCTTGCGGCGTGTCCCTCGGCTGACCTCTTTCTGTTGTGCAGCGTTGTGTTTTCTCTCCTGGCGTGGCTCTCTAAAGCGCTCTATTTCTGTGTCTCAGCGTACTTGGAGGAGATCCAGTCTGTGAGGCGACACACCAACAGCTCCAGCGACCCAAAGAACACAAACCTTCCCGTCCTGGTGCACTGCAGCGCAGGGGTGGGACGCACTGGTGTGGTCATCCTGTCTGAGATCATGATAGCTTGTCTGGAACATAATGAGGTACATGTGTCCTGTGCTTACAGTGGCAGGAACGCATGAGAGATTTAGTGCATTTGACCAGCTTTTTAGGGCAGAATGGTGACGGTTACCAGGGTAAAGGACACACACTGCACAGAAATTAAATTGCTACACTTCTGCTAagcttacaaacacacagttgcTAGTCTCTGCAGATGTCAGGATGTGACTGATGGACAGGTTTATACTGCACTTAGACCTAGTTTACACATTCAATGTGGCGAAATCACAGCCGAGAGGCATGGAAGGACAGACAGTGGTCCCGTTATGCAACTCGGGCACAGTCATTTAGCcattaaaaaacactgaaaatgccATTTCACAATTTTCTTAAGACGGAGACATTAAACAGACTGTACTCGAATGCCTCATTTACATCAAAATTAAATATGGTGTATGGGGTCGCTTAATTAGTTTCATTGGAATTACAAtagaaaaatatttgtgtttaatattctttttattctttatttatgttctttttaacagttaaaaagaactgttttaatgtctttattaatctaaaaagaaatgaaacttgcaaatcaaataaaacatttattacaattaatttaataattattaaatattttaataatttattaaaatgatttcattaaATCTTAATTTGAAAGGTgattaacagaaataaaaatctaattatttgtGTGAATTACTAAAAAAAGATTCATGTTACGAAACACTTCAAACCTAAAGACttgtttttccattattatttattttaattattatactttaattttaaatgttatttattttttacatttatatatttttctattatgtTATGTACCTTTTTAATACAACTTTTAAATCGTGtaaattatgaatgaatgaatcagtgtgaaAACAGCTTTGTTACTAAAGACTTGAGTTCAAACTTaaagattaaaaattatttattaaattttaattatttaaatattatattaaatgctgtgtaataagtaaaataattaatgtaatctAATATAAagtatacaatatttatatattttatttacctttttgtatacatattttttaatcatttttgtataaatgatttttagcaaataaatgaatcaatctGATATCAGTGCAATAACAGCTTCATGTTATGAAACACTTAAgttaaacttaaactaaattagtggtcgaccgatatgtgttttttgacagccgatgccgatatcttggaaagcaggggagccgatataaagccgatataattgttttaattattattattaatatttaagaaatttgaaataatttaacaatggattaaaaaataaatgtgtaacagaaacatattttatatgacagtatttttcacaaataaatatttaataaaaaatataatttatcaac includes:
- the LOC113079056 gene encoding tyrosine-protein phosphatase non-receptor type 21-like gives rise to the protein MPLPFGLKLKRTRRYTVSSKSCLVTRIQLLNGEYVEFTLSVESTGQECLEAVAQRLELREITYFSLWYCNKQNQPRWIDLEKPLKKQLDKYGLEPTVYFGVVYYVSSVTQLQQEITRYQYYLQLKKDVLEGKIPCSIEQAIHLASLAVQADLGDFNRYDSQEFLQKIVLFPMPWIQDERVVEEATQKVTMLYQKYRGVSAAEAELLYMQEVEKMEGYGEESVQAKDAQSTDVIIGSCLDGIFVKHKNGKAPLMFQWNDINNMTHNKSFFALELANKEDTIQFQTEDMETSKYVCRMWLARHKFYKINNSSLQTQPAPVNTVRRRSSTRMSLPKPQPYMMPPQMHFNGHYTEPYTSSQDNLYINNQNGFYYHSQTSLDRSPHEYNGRIRNGSVYSAQSTSSLNNPQHYLQPSPMSSNPSITGSDLMRPDYVPSHRHSALIPPSYRATPDYESVMRQKNHGMIPPAERQSHSMRNLNIGNSYAYSRPDPLVYSQPEIREHGTGQYPFHLNYSFHSPSPYPYPTERRPVVGAVSVPELTNVQQAQEYPPPNIIRNQVYWPPPPYPYPHPRPANSTPDLSRHLYVSSSNPDLITRRVHHSVQTFQEDSLPVAHSLQEVSEPLVTTRRPHMHKRNSIEIAGLAYGLENMRLKERKVSASAAETPPPGAQTMQPAASGSDINIVLEVTKPEDAVIKEDVIYGHKKSLSDATMLVHSSGEEEEFEDDSGRHTPQSQDAVGGPEHHMTQMGRPLVDPPAYPFSHSMETVPTSPLVFPIPIIRKPEDMVQLPPLREPGHMVPSVSDGDLSGQGRFRQKRDVYKRPVSDVPPPRRNIDGLPPAGMKKGRSEVKKVGPLKMAALNGLTLSRMPLPDEGKDDPENASNDERCKILEQRMEQGMVFTEYEQVPKKRPNCECTFALMPENSDRNRFQDVLPYDDTRVELVPTKENNTGYINASHIRVTVRGKEWSYIASQGPLSNTCQDFWQMVWEQGVSIIAMVTAEEEGGREKSFRYWPRLGSRHNTVTYGRFKITTRFRTDSGCYATTGLKIKHLLTGQERTVWHLQYTDWPDHGCPEDFKGFLSYLEEIQSVRRHTNSSSDPKNTNLPVLVHCSAGVGRTGVVILSEIMIACLEHNEMLDVPTVLNLLRQQRMMMVQTLSQYSFIYKVLIQFLRNSRLI